The window ATCGACATACATGGTGCCCGGCAGGGGCGCGGTGACTTGTCCCGGCGAAGCGGCATCGGTAAAGTTACCGCCCACCGCCATGTTCAGCAGCAGGTAGAACGGCGCTTGCAGCGCGGTCGAATTGACCGGCAGCGGGTTGTCGTACATATTGTGCTCGACGCCGTTATCGACGATCGTGAAGCGCATTTGCGACTCGGTCCAGTACAGACGGTAGGTAACGAACCGGTTCGCCATCGAGGTCGGTGCGATATACCAGTTCTTGGTTTGCCACGCCGTCGACGCGGCGCAGCTTTCGTTGCCCGGCACGCAGGCGGCTTGCTGCCAGGTGATGACGTTCGAGCCGACGAAGTTATCGATGCCTGCGCCCCCGTTTCGATAGGCGGCCCGATGGCCCATCTCGAGAATATCGATCTCGCCATTGCGCGGCCAGGTTTGCGGGCTGGAACCGAGCAACCATCCGGCCGGCCACAAACCGGTGCCGAGCGGCGGCGTGCTCACGCGCATCTCGATCATGCCGTACTGCACCTGTACCTTGCCGGCCGATGTCACTTTGCCGGACGTAAAGGAATTGCTACCGACCGTTTGCCGCTGGGCCTTGATGGCAAGCGCGCGCGAGTTCGACTCGAACGGCACGTTCACGATGGACAGGTTATTGGGGCTGTAGTACTGCAATTCCTGGTTGCCGTAGCCACACAGATTGATCTGGCAACCGTTGCCATCGTCCGGCGTCCAGAAAGAGGTATTGAGGCTTGGGCCGTTGAACTCTTCCGACCACAGCAGCTGGCCGATCACCGGATTGGTCACGCTGGCGCCCGCGCTGGCGCCGTAAATGGCCAGAATACTGCCCGCGATGGCGGACAGCACGAATGTGCGTTTGCGGCTGACCAGCTGGTTGTTTTGATTTTTCACAATGTCTCCTCGTAACTACTCTTCATAAAATGCGGCACCGTGCCGGAAGCCCTTTGGTAGCGCTTCCATCAGCGTCGGCATCGCGCTGTGCCAGGCTGCGCAAGCTGCAAGCGCGGTCGGACAAGATGCGGGTGGAACGTGCAGCCGGCGCCCAGCGATGCGCGCGGCCCGGGCTGCATCGGGCGGGAAAGCCGAGGCGCCGTCATGCCTGTGGCGTGAATGGTGCACGCCGGACATCGGTCTCCTTGCGGGCCGGGCCGCATGCCTGTGCACACGGTTTTTCGGATGTATTGGAGAGCGGTAACTTACCGTTCTCCTGGTTATGGAAACGCTTCCAAATACGGAATGTGAAATATATGCCGATTGAATTTTGATGTCAAGATAAAAAGATATGCATGTTGCGCCCCTGGCGCAGCCTTCGGGCCGGCTGGGCCGACGCTGCAACGCGTGCAAGCGGAATGAGCGTTGCGGTCGGCAACCCGATGCCTGGTTCAGGCGCAGCTCGTCGTTACATCAGTGTCAGGCGCGTTGCCGGACCCGGTGCGGGCATCGCCCCGTATGCGGGCCACGATACGTAAACCGGACGTCACCAAAGATTGATTTCTGCAACAATGCTCCATGATCAAAGACCTCGACTACGCGGCCTTATTCCAGGCTTCGCCCTATCCTTACTTGCTGATTTCACCCGATTTCACATTGGTCGGCGCAAACGCGGCCTATCTCAAGGCCACTGGCACGACCGCCGATACGCTCCTCGGAAAGAAAATCTTCGACGCCTTCCCGGCCAACCCTGCCGATCCGGCGTCGACCAATCTCGACGAGGTACGCAAATCGATCGAGCTCGCGGTTGCAACGCATCAGCCGCACACAAGTCCACTGCTGCGCTACGCGATTCCACTGTCCACCCTGGAACACGGGCCGTTCGAAACGCGCCTCTGGAGCGCGGTGCATACGCCGGTGATAGACACGCATGGCGAGGTCGTCTTCATCGCGCAAACCGCGATCGATGTCACCGACCTGTACCGTTTCGATAAACCAAAAAATCGCTATTTCCTTAAAGAAAGCGTACAGACGGTTCCCGATATCGCAGAGCGCACCCGCCTTCAGTTGCATGAGGCATTGACCCGGGTCCTGAATGCCGAGCGCACCGAGCTGCAGACGCTGTTCGACCAGGCGCCGGGTTTCATTGCCGTGCTGAGCGAGGCCAACCATGTATTCATGATGGTCAACGATGCTTTTTACCACTTGGTCGGACGGCGCAATCTGATTGGAAATTCCCTGTGGGAAGCCTTGCCGGAACTGGTCGGGCAAGGTCTTGAGCCGATCCTGGACGAGGTCGCGCGCAGCGGCAAGCCAATCGTGCTGCACGACCGGCGTCTGACCTTAAGGGGCGAGCAGGATGGGGCTCAGGCGGAGCGTTACGTCGACCTTGTGTTCCAGCCAGTCCTGGATGCGGACGGCACCGTGTCCGCCGTGTTCGCGCAGGGACATGACGTGACGGGCGCTTATCTCGCCAGTGCAGCCTTGAAAGAAAAGGTGCGCGAGCTCGAAGCGGCCAAGGCGCGGCAGACAGTGCTGCTAAAGCTGGGCGAGCGTTTGCGCAGCCTGTCGGACAACCCCGACGCGATGATGCTGGCCGCCAGCGAAGAACTGGCCGCGTTCCTCGGCGTTCCGCGCACCGGGTACGTCACCTTCGAGAAAAATTCCAATCGGGCCGTGGTGATCACCACGTATGCCGACCCGGACCGCGTGCCGCCGCTGTCGGCCATCGTCGCCGAGCCCGACGAATATGGACAATCGGTGATGAACGAGCTTCGCTCCGGACGCCATATTGTCGTGCACGACATGGATACCGACCCGCGCACAGCCGGTGCGGTCGCGCAGGCACACGCGGCCATTGGCGCCCGGGCCTCGCTTGCGGTGCCTATCCGGCGCCAGGATCAGTCGGTCGGTTTCATGTTTGCGCATGACGACCAGCCGAGGCAATGGCTGGACGAGGACATCGAGCTGATGTACCAGACTACCGACCGTACCTGGGAAGCGGTCGAGCGTGCGCACGCCCTGTTGGCCATGCGCGAGGCGGACCGCCGCAAGGACGAATTTTTGGCCATGCTCGCCCACGAATTGCGCAACCCGTTGGCGCCGATCGGTGCGGCTGCGCAGTTGCTGCAAGTGATCAAGCCTGACGAGGCGCGCCTGCGTCAGACAAGCGAAGTGATCAGCCGCCAGGTTCGCCACATGACCGCGCTGATCGACGACTTGCTGGACGTGTCGCGCGTGACGAGCGGGCGCATCAAGCTGCACACCGCCCTCCTGGAGGTGCGCGATATCGTGGTCGAAGCCGTCGAGCAGGTTCAACCGCTTATAACGAGCCGCAAGCAGAACCTCACGCTCGATCTGGCGCAGCAAGCAACCCTGGTAGAGGGCGACCGGAAGCGGCTGGTCCAAGTTGTTGGCAATATTCTCGGCAATGCCGCCAAGTATACCCACGATCGCGGGCATCTGGTGGTGAGAACGAGCGTCGTGGAGGGAAATGTCGTCATCGAAGTGCGCGACAACGGGATAGGCATGACGGCGGCGCTGTCCATGCGTGTGTTCGACCTGTTTTCCCAGGCTGAACGCACTTCTGACCGCACTTCCGGTGGCCTGGGCCTGGGTTTGGCGCTTGTCAAGAGCCTGGTCGAACTGCATGGCGGAAGTGTGACCTGCGCGAGCGAAGGCGCCGGTAACGGCAGCACGTTTCGCGTGCAGCTGCCGCACGTGCCGGATTCATTGCAGGCCGGCGAGGAACCGATGCCAGACAGGTACCCGCACAAAGCGCCGGCCGCATTGCGCATCCTGGTCGTGGACGACAACACCGACGCTGCCGACATGCTGGGCATGCTCCTCGACGCGATGGGTTACGAGGTGCAGCTTGCATACAGCTCGCTACGGGCCCTGGAATGCGCCAAGGAATGCAAACCGGATGTCTGCCTGCTCGATATCGGATTACCCGACATCGATGGCAACGAACTGGCACGGCGCCTGCGCGACTTGCCGCAGACGCGACATGCAAGGCTCATAGCCGTGACCGGCTACAGCCAGCACAGCGATAAGGAAAACACGTCGGCGGCCGGCTTTGCCCACCATCT of the Massilia violaceinigra genome contains:
- a CDS encoding hybrid sensor histidine kinase/response regulator; the encoded protein is MIKDLDYAALFQASPYPYLLISPDFTLVGANAAYLKATGTTADTLLGKKIFDAFPANPADPASTNLDEVRKSIELAVATHQPHTSPLLRYAIPLSTLEHGPFETRLWSAVHTPVIDTHGEVVFIAQTAIDVTDLYRFDKPKNRYFLKESVQTVPDIAERTRLQLHEALTRVLNAERTELQTLFDQAPGFIAVLSEANHVFMMVNDAFYHLVGRRNLIGNSLWEALPELVGQGLEPILDEVARSGKPIVLHDRRLTLRGEQDGAQAERYVDLVFQPVLDADGTVSAVFAQGHDVTGAYLASAALKEKVRELEAAKARQTVLLKLGERLRSLSDNPDAMMLAASEELAAFLGVPRTGYVTFEKNSNRAVVITTYADPDRVPPLSAIVAEPDEYGQSVMNELRSGRHIVVHDMDTDPRTAGAVAQAHAAIGARASLAVPIRRQDQSVGFMFAHDDQPRQWLDEDIELMYQTTDRTWEAVERAHALLAMREADRRKDEFLAMLAHELRNPLAPIGAAAQLLQVIKPDEARLRQTSEVISRQVRHMTALIDDLLDVSRVTSGRIKLHTALLEVRDIVVEAVEQVQPLITSRKQNLTLDLAQQATLVEGDRKRLVQVVGNILGNAAKYTHDRGHLVVRTSVVEGNVVIEVRDNGIGMTAALSMRVFDLFSQAERTSDRTSGGLGLGLALVKSLVELHGGSVTCASEGAGNGSTFRVQLPHVPDSLQAGEEPMPDRYPHKAPAALRILVVDDNTDAADMLGMLLDAMGYEVQLAYSSLRALECAKECKPDVCLLDIGLPDIDGNELARRLRDLPQTRHARLIAVTGYSQHSDKENTSAAGFAHHLVKPVDIDRLAAILKDIAAV